A DNA window from Lysobacter silvisoli contains the following coding sequences:
- a CDS encoding RNA polymerase sigma factor: MGKAGEGSREFGIADEMFVKAWHATKPELERRARRLADGHRDRADDLLANTAIKALLFMRRSPDAMNDPDGFLFVVLRHVFLDSVRRNGRDGEVFDRGVDIAAEGVAQDLELSALQRMELDEQLSRVIAAVTALNRDQKRLFAYRFIDDLPYPAIAERLSINQPLARKRVQLLRERLRVAVERD, translated from the coding sequence ATGGGCAAGGCGGGCGAAGGATCGCGGGAGTTCGGCATCGCCGACGAGATGTTCGTGAAAGCTTGGCATGCGACCAAGCCCGAACTGGAACGGCGCGCGCGCCGTCTAGCCGACGGCCACAGAGATCGCGCCGACGACCTGCTCGCCAATACCGCGATCAAGGCCTTGTTGTTCATGCGCCGCTCGCCGGACGCGATGAACGACCCGGACGGCTTTCTGTTCGTGGTGCTGCGCCACGTGTTCCTGGACAGCGTGCGCCGCAACGGCCGCGACGGCGAAGTGTTCGACCGCGGCGTCGACATCGCCGCCGAGGGCGTGGCCCAGGACCTGGAGCTGAGCGCGCTGCAGCGCATGGAGCTGGACGAGCAGCTGAGCCGGGTGATCGCCGCGGTGACCGCGCTCAACCGCGACCAGAAGCGTTTGTTCGCCTATCGCTTCATCGACGACCTGCCTTACCCGGCCATCGCCGAACGCCTCTCGATCAACCAGCCGCTGGCGCGCAAACGCGTGCAGTTGCTGCGCGAGCGTCTGCGCGTGGCGGTGGAGCGCGATTGA
- a CDS encoding Lrp/AsnC family transcriptional regulator encodes MKTLDAIDRQLIALLQDNARLSTVALAKAVGLSRSSVQERLQRLESAGVIAQYTVRLGSGGDPLQAWLFLRYADGFSCDDVMPLLAQLPQLRWCHSVAGEIDLMALVQAESPGALADLRETVMRMKGVDDVTTVPVLRTMLDRISG; translated from the coding sequence ATGAAGACTCTGGACGCCATCGACCGCCAGCTGATCGCGTTGTTGCAGGACAACGCGCGCCTATCGACGGTGGCCCTGGCCAAGGCGGTGGGCCTGTCGCGCAGCAGCGTGCAGGAGCGCCTGCAGCGGCTGGAGTCGGCCGGGGTGATCGCGCAGTACACGGTGCGCCTGGGCAGCGGCGGCGATCCGCTGCAGGCCTGGCTGTTCCTGCGCTACGCCGACGGCTTTAGCTGCGACGACGTGATGCCCTTGCTGGCGCAGCTGCCGCAATTGCGCTGGTGTCACAGCGTGGCGGGCGAAATCGATCTGATGGCGCTGGTGCAGGCCGAATCGCCAGGCGCGCTGGCCGACCTGCGCGAAACGGTGATGCGGATGAAGGGCGTGGACGACGTGACCACGGTGCCGGTGCTGCGGACCATGCTGGACCGCATCAGCGGCTGA
- a CDS encoding RNA polymerase sigma factor, whose translation MSGPSTSLDDDRALVTAVLAGAPGAFERLVREYQGLCWHIIQRMVRQPEDTRELCQEAFLRVHQCLHQYRHESPLKSWIGQVAYSVAKRHLERKRLPIVETTPDEDALSPLDQVSDGFDLEAACGDAEVAAALHAQIEALPPLQRTLLTLYHLDEVPIVEIARITGLAEGTIKSHLFRTRALLRERLQASMGAIA comes from the coding sequence ATGAGCGGCCCGTCCACCTCCCTAGACGACGATCGCGCCCTGGTCACGGCCGTGCTGGCCGGTGCGCCGGGCGCGTTCGAGCGGCTGGTGCGCGAGTACCAGGGGCTGTGCTGGCACATCATCCAGCGCATGGTGCGCCAGCCCGAGGACACCCGCGAGCTCTGCCAGGAGGCCTTCCTGCGCGTGCACCAATGCCTGCACCAGTACCGGCACGAGAGCCCGCTGAAATCCTGGATCGGCCAGGTCGCCTATTCGGTGGCCAAGCGCCATCTGGAGCGCAAGCGCCTCCCCATCGTCGAGACCACGCCGGACGAGGACGCGCTGTCGCCGCTGGACCAGGTCAGCGACGGCTTCGACCTGGAAGCGGCCTGCGGCGACGCCGAGGTCGCCGCGGCCCTGCACGCGCAGATCGAGGCGCTGCCGCCGCTGCAACGCACCCTGCTGACCCTGTACCACCTGGACGAGGTGCCGATCGTCGAGATCGCGCGCATCACCGGCCTGGCCGAGGGTACGATCAAGAGCCATCTGTTCCGGACCCGGGCGCTGCTGCGCGAGCGCCTGCAGGCCTCCATGGGAGCCATCGCATGA
- a CDS encoding RtcB family protein, whose translation MSHTYELLHAEGAPTPIKGWVRGVPLDEQAQRQLQNIAALPFVGPWVAVMPDVHLGKGATVGSVVPTRGAIVPAAVGVDIGCGMAAVRTTLRAKDLPDSLARLRCAIERVVPVGNGPGGEHRKRPDSIDSRLDQSGLMTRLEAVRAKHPKIRYDKVDKQLGTLGGGNHFIEICLDEGGAVWVMLHSGSRGTGNLIGTYFIERARRELERRVLGYHLPDKDLAFFLEGEPLFDDYVEAVSWAQDYARHNREAMMARVLHELRQHLPKFQLEKMAVNCHHNYVQREQHHGESLLVTRKGAVSARQGELGIIPGSMGACSYIVRGKGNEDSFHSCSHGAGRVMSRTQARQNITLKQHREATAHVECRKDAAVIDESPAAYKSIDAVMAAQTDLVEVLHTLRQVICIKG comes from the coding sequence ATGAGTCATACATACGAACTGCTGCATGCCGAAGGTGCGCCCACGCCGATCAAGGGCTGGGTGCGCGGCGTGCCGCTGGACGAGCAGGCCCAGCGCCAGCTGCAGAACATCGCCGCCCTGCCCTTCGTCGGGCCGTGGGTGGCGGTGATGCCCGACGTGCACCTGGGCAAGGGCGCAACCGTGGGTTCGGTCGTGCCCACGCGCGGCGCGATCGTTCCGGCCGCGGTGGGCGTGGACATCGGCTGCGGCATGGCCGCGGTGCGCACCACCCTGCGCGCGAAGGACCTGCCCGACAGCCTCGCGCGGCTGCGCTGCGCGATCGAGCGCGTGGTCCCGGTCGGCAACGGCCCGGGCGGGGAACACCGCAAGCGGCCCGACAGCATCGACAGCCGGCTGGACCAGTCGGGCCTGATGACGCGGCTGGAGGCGGTGCGCGCCAAGCACCCCAAGATCCGCTACGACAAGGTCGACAAGCAGCTGGGCACGCTGGGCGGCGGCAATCACTTCATCGAGATCTGCCTGGACGAAGGCGGCGCGGTGTGGGTGATGCTGCATTCGGGCTCGCGCGGCACCGGCAACCTGATCGGCACCTACTTCATCGAGCGGGCGCGGCGGGAACTGGAGCGGCGCGTGCTGGGCTACCACCTGCCGGACAAGGACTTGGCCTTCTTCCTGGAAGGCGAGCCCCTGTTCGACGATTACGTGGAAGCGGTGTCGTGGGCGCAGGACTACGCGCGCCACAACCGCGAGGCCATGATGGCTCGCGTGCTGCACGAGCTGCGCCAGCACTTGCCCAAGTTCCAGTTGGAGAAGATGGCGGTGAACTGCCATCACAACTACGTGCAGCGCGAACAGCATCACGGCGAGTCGCTGCTGGTCACCCGCAAGGGCGCGGTCAGCGCGCGCCAGGGCGAGCTGGGCATCATCCCCGGCAGCATGGGCGCGTGCAGCTACATCGTGCGCGGCAAGGGCAACGAGGACAGCTTCCACAGCTGCAGCCACGGCGCCGGCCGGGTGATGAGCCGCACCCAGGCGCGGCAGAACATCACCCTCAAGCAGCACCGCGAGGCCACCGCGCACGTCGAATGCCGCAAGGACGCGGCGGTGATCGACGAGTCTCCGGCGGCCTACAAGTCGATCGACGCGGTCATGGCCGCGCAGACCGACCTGGTCGAGGTGCTGCACACGCTGCGCCAGGTGATCTGCATCAAAGGTTGA
- a CDS encoding RebB family R body protein: MADTTPVNSQITDAVTQTNVKVVAEAPAQAIAALYQVASHSAGLSLQNAVHSQQALNQVSTAVVSKAVQQIMAIGDKS; the protein is encoded by the coding sequence ATGGCCGACACCACGCCCGTGAATTCGCAGATCACCGATGCCGTCACCCAGACCAACGTCAAGGTGGTCGCCGAAGCCCCGGCGCAGGCGATCGCTGCGCTCTACCAGGTCGCCAGCCACTCCGCCGGCCTGTCGCTGCAGAACGCCGTGCACAGCCAGCAGGCGCTCAACCAGGTCTCGACCGCCGTGGTCTCCAAGGCCGTGCAGCAGATCATGGCCATCGGCGACAAGTCGTGA
- a CDS encoding antibiotic biosynthesis monooxygenase family protein, whose translation MAASAAAIAAMSDDRFAALPAPPYYAVIFSSQRSEQDQAGYETTAARMVELVRAQPGFLGFESTRDGSGFGITAAYFDSEASIAAWRAQAEHAAARDLGHRLWYRRFELRVARVERAYGGPHKPSTHSASSA comes from the coding sequence ATGGCCGCCTCCGCCGCCGCCATCGCCGCCATGTCCGACGACCGCTTCGCCGCCCTGCCCGCGCCGCCCTATTACGCGGTGATCTTCTCCTCGCAACGCAGCGAACAGGACCAAGCCGGCTACGAGACCACCGCCGCGCGCATGGTCGAGCTGGTGCGCGCGCAACCCGGCTTCCTGGGCTTCGAGTCAACCCGCGACGGCAGCGGCTTCGGCATCACCGCGGCCTACTTCGACAGCGAAGCCTCGATCGCGGCCTGGCGCGCGCAGGCCGAACACGCCGCCGCGCGCGATCTGGGCCACCGCCTGTGGTACCGGCGCTTCGAACTGCGCGTGGCACGGGTCGAACGCGCCTACGGCGGTCCGCACAAACCCTCTACCCACTCCGCGAGTTCGGCATGA
- a CDS encoding DUF6506 family protein: MNTQPRRTVIVEVPGADPARDRHLFAGGGAAATELVLIPATDAALAIARESAAAGVPRIELCGGMGVAWQARTAAVVGARVRVGAVSFGFESLQQVARVQSRFSDGEAVPTLLLLLLPGSDPRQERYAYANAALSVVAVPDAEAAAAEARRALEQGIGLIELYGELTPAIATQVIHAVQARIPVGVVGYAAQDLGGDRA, translated from the coding sequence ATGAACACTCAGCCCCGCCGCACCGTGATCGTCGAAGTCCCCGGCGCCGACCCCGCCCGCGATCGCCATCTGTTCGCGGGCGGCGGCGCTGCCGCCACCGAGCTGGTGCTGATCCCCGCGACCGACGCTGCGCTCGCTATCGCCCGCGAAAGCGCCGCTGCCGGCGTGCCGCGGATCGAGCTCTGCGGCGGCATGGGCGTGGCCTGGCAGGCGCGCACCGCGGCCGTGGTCGGCGCGCGGGTGCGCGTGGGCGCGGTCTCGTTCGGCTTCGAATCGCTGCAACAGGTCGCGCGGGTGCAGAGCCGCTTCAGCGACGGCGAAGCCGTACCCACCTTGCTGCTGTTGCTGCTGCCCGGCAGCGACCCGCGACAGGAACGCTACGCCTACGCCAACGCCGCGCTGTCGGTGGTGGCGGTGCCCGATGCCGAGGCCGCGGCCGCCGAAGCGCGTCGCGCGCTGGAACAGGGCATCGGCCTGATCGAACTCTATGGCGAGCTGACCCCGGCGATCGCCACGCAGGTCATCCATGCCGTGCAGGCGCGCATTCCGGTCGGCGTGGTCGGCTACGCCGCGCAGGACCTGGGCGGGGACCGGGCCTAA
- a CDS encoding LysR family transcriptional regulator, whose product MIEPLTLDQLRVFVAVVDTGSFRAAAAQLRRVQSAVSHAIANLESQLGLALFDRSTRRPQLTDAGRALVADARAVLRRSDALRARAHGLHAGVELQLAVAVDALFPLPRWAQALSELRAAFTSLALRCWTAPLGAAVADLRERRCDAAITAFDTDDAGLSMHALAPLVQVAVVAASHPLAARCRGRALLDAVDLAEHLQLAVEDPTPLSAGRDYGVLSPDTWRVGDLQTKHALILAGAGWGSLPLWLVEADLAQGRLLRVPAAALGKRGESRARCWFAHRADSAPGAAARWLRDRLSADAG is encoded by the coding sequence ATGATCGAACCACTGACCCTGGACCAGCTGCGCGTGTTCGTCGCCGTGGTCGACACCGGCAGCTTCCGCGCGGCCGCGGCGCAACTGCGGCGGGTGCAGTCGGCGGTGAGCCACGCCATCGCCAACCTGGAAAGCCAGCTGGGCCTGGCCTTGTTCGACCGCAGCACGCGGCGGCCGCAACTCACCGATGCCGGCCGCGCCCTGGTCGCCGACGCGCGCGCGGTGCTGCGCCGTAGCGACGCCTTGCGCGCCCGCGCGCATGGCCTGCATGCAGGGGTGGAACTGCAACTGGCGGTCGCGGTGGACGCGCTGTTTCCGCTGCCGCGGTGGGCGCAGGCGCTGAGCGAGTTGCGCGCCGCGTTTACGTCGCTGGCGCTGCGTTGCTGGACCGCACCTTTGGGCGCGGCCGTGGCCGATCTGCGCGAACGCCGTTGCGACGCGGCGATCACGGCGTTCGACACCGACGATGCAGGTCTGTCTATGCATGCCCTGGCGCCGCTGGTGCAGGTGGCGGTGGTCGCGGCCTCGCATCCGCTGGCCGCACGCTGTAGGGGCCGTGCCCTGCTCGATGCGGTCGACCTGGCCGAGCATCTGCAGCTCGCGGTCGAAGACCCCACGCCACTCAGCGCCGGCCGCGACTACGGCGTGCTCTCGCCCGACACCTGGCGCGTAGGCGACTTGCAGACCAAGCACGCGCTGATCCTTGCCGGCGCCGGTTGGGGCAGCCTGCCGTTGTGGTTGGTCGAGGCCGATCTGGCCCAAGGCCGGCTGCTGCGTGTGCCCGCCGCGGCCCTGGGCAAGCGCGGCGAAAGTCGCGCGCGCTGCTGGTTCGCGCACCGCGCCGACAGCGCGCCGGGCGCGGCCGCACGCTGGCTGCGCGATCGTCTCAGCGCGGACGCGGGCTGA
- a CDS encoding cysteine hydrolase family protein: protein MSYDQRSILIPIDVQCGFDYPPWGRRNNPAMEDNGRRLLAAWRERGLPLIHVRHDSVQQGSSLAPSHPGNAMREGFEPQAGEALVSKSVNAAFIGTDLDLRLRRLGIEQVLLFGISTDMCVSTTARVASNLGYRTTVIGDACACFDLRDADGSVIAAEQIQRAHLATLRAEFAEVMDTDEVVARLRAT from the coding sequence ATGAGCTACGACCAGCGCAGCATCCTGATCCCCATCGACGTGCAATGCGGCTTCGATTATCCGCCCTGGGGCCGGCGCAACAATCCGGCGATGGAAGACAACGGCCGCCGCCTGCTGGCCGCATGGCGCGAACGCGGGCTGCCGCTGATCCATGTGCGCCACGATTCGGTGCAGCAAGGCTCCAGTCTGGCGCCCTCGCATCCGGGCAACGCGATGCGCGAAGGCTTCGAACCGCAGGCGGGCGAAGCGCTGGTGAGCAAGTCGGTCAACGCCGCCTTCATCGGCACCGACCTGGACCTGCGCCTGCGCCGCCTGGGCATCGAGCAGGTATTGCTGTTCGGGATCAGCACCGACATGTGCGTGTCCACCACCGCGCGCGTGGCCAGCAACCTGGGCTATCGCACCACGGTGATCGGCGATGCCTGCGCCTGTTTCGATCTGCGCGACGCGGACGGCAGCGTCATCGCTGCCGAGCAGATCCAACGCGCGCACCTGGCTACCTTGCGTGCGGAGTTCGCCGAAGTGATGGACACCGACGAGGTCGTCGCGCGGTTGCGCGCAACCTGA
- a CDS encoding slipin family protein translates to MFWTKRVVVGDAERALIYRNRRFERVLAPGVHRVRTWGGQVDVQLYDIAKPEYAGKDTEALVAALGPRLEETFVLADLGVDEVGLVMKNGKLEDLLAPGTRKLYWKGLTRVEIVAQALAPGLEIDAGVTRRLRQVGLLDRIALAVTVPNESVALLYVDGKLARSLDAGSYAFWNLQKNVAVELVELRVQSVEVSGQELLTRDKVSLRVNLAASMRVTDPVAARSKLAKYNDYLYRELQYGLRKAVSAKTLDELLGDKASLDADIYGYVRDQVAGLGLEVLGVGVKDVILPGEMKEILNSVVQAEKAAQANVIRRREEANATRSLLNTAKLIEDSPLLLRLKELEALEKVTEKIDKLTVFGGLDGVLKQLVSLKPGA, encoded by the coding sequence ATGTTCTGGACCAAGCGGGTCGTGGTCGGCGATGCCGAGCGCGCCCTGATCTACCGCAACCGCCGCTTCGAGCGCGTGCTCGCGCCGGGCGTGCACCGCGTGCGCACCTGGGGCGGCCAGGTCGACGTGCAGCTGTACGACATCGCCAAGCCCGAGTACGCCGGCAAGGACACCGAAGCCCTGGTGGCCGCGCTGGGCCCGCGCCTGGAAGAGACCTTCGTGCTCGCCGACTTGGGCGTGGACGAGGTCGGCCTGGTGATGAAGAACGGCAAGCTCGAGGACCTGCTCGCGCCCGGCACCCGCAAGCTGTACTGGAAGGGTCTGACCCGGGTGGAGATCGTCGCCCAGGCGCTGGCGCCGGGGCTGGAGATCGACGCCGGCGTGACCCGCCGTCTGCGCCAGGTCGGCTTGCTCGACCGCATCGCGCTGGCGGTGACCGTGCCCAACGAGTCGGTCGCCCTGCTGTACGTGGACGGCAAGCTCGCGCGTTCGCTGGACGCCGGCAGCTACGCCTTCTGGAACTTGCAGAAGAACGTGGCTGTGGAGCTGGTCGAGCTGCGCGTGCAGTCGGTCGAGGTCTCGGGCCAGGAACTGCTGACCCGCGACAAGGTGTCGTTGCGCGTGAACCTGGCCGCGAGCATGCGCGTGACCGACCCGGTCGCCGCGCGCAGCAAGCTGGCCAAGTACAACGACTACCTGTACCGCGAGCTGCAGTACGGCCTGCGCAAGGCGGTCTCGGCCAAGACCTTGGACGAACTGCTGGGCGATAAGGCCTCGCTGGACGCCGACATCTACGGCTACGTGCGCGACCAGGTCGCCGGACTGGGCCTGGAAGTGCTGGGCGTGGGCGTCAAGGACGTGATCCTGCCCGGTGAGATGAAGGAGATCCTCAACAGCGTCGTGCAGGCGGAGAAGGCGGCCCAGGCCAACGTGATCCGTCGTCGCGAGGAAGCCAACGCCACGCGCAGCTTGCTCAACACCGCCAAGCTGATCGAGGACAGCCCGCTGCTGTTGCGTCTGAAGGAGTTGGAGGCGCTGGAGAAGGTCACCGAGAAGATCGACAAGCTCACCGTGTTCGGCGGCCTGGATGGCGTGCTCAAGCAACTCGTCAGCCTGAAGCCGGGTGCCTGA